The Faecalibaculum rodentium genome segment CCCGCTACTTTACGCATCGCCGTCCGGACACACAAAAAGCCCGGATCCTCGATCCGGGCCTGGAAATCCATATGTTTCAGGTGAAGTTCACCCCTGCAGGGCTTCATTTCGCGGCGTTATCAGCGTCACAGTGCAGTTTTCAAAATTCAGTTCCCTGACTGCCTGTTCCACATCCGTCAGTGTAATGTTCCTCGCCATTTCCGTCTGTTCGGCCAGCGGCACGTCATCCAGGACAGCTTCCAGCTCTTTCTGGGCCAGTCCCTGGAAGGAGTCCTGCAGCCGCAGCGACCGGGCGAGGTTCTGGCGCCTGAGAATCTCGAAGGTCTTTTCGGACAGCATCGGCCGCCGCTTCACCAGGTCCATGACCAGATCCCGGAACTCATCGGTTTTCTCTGTCTGCGCATAAAACAGCATGTACGCATCCTTGTCGGAGAACTCCCCTTCCCCGCTGTAGACCTGTGTCAGGATCCGCTGGTCGATCCAGTCCTGGAAGGCGGGATTCAGGGGGGAGAACATGCCGTCGATCCAGAAATTCACCGCCAGGTCCCGCTTCATGTTCTCCCGGACATCGCCGGCGGGTTTGAACTTGAAGCCAATGCAGACATAGGGGGCCGCCACATCCATGGGCAGTGTGAACGAGCTTCGATGCACGGACTCAGGTTCCGGGTCGAACACGGGGACCGGAGCAGTTTCTTTGCTCCCGGGATAGCCGGCTTCCCGGTCTTCAATGAATGCCAGGACTTTGTCCAGCGGATGGGGAGTGATGCCGATCACCACCATCCGGGCGGGATCATACCAGGTGTGGTAGAACACCGCCAGGTCTTCCGTGGACATGTCCCGGATGTCCTGCGGGGTGCCCAGGATGTCGGTGTTGAGGGGATAGACGTGATACAGGCTGTTCATGGTTTCCTGCAGCAGCCTGGACTCGGGGTTCTGGTCATACATGTCGTATTCCGAAAGGATGATTCCCTTTTCCTTTTCCACACTGGCTTCGGTGATGTCCAGCGTCTGGACAAAATCCAGCAGCAGCCCCAGCGGCGGCAGCGGGTCAGCCGTGGTGGAAAAGTAATAGGCGGTTTCCTCAAAAGCAGTATAGGCATTGGTGCCGGCCTGCATGGCGGCCATGTCATCCGTCACATCCCGGCCATTGAGCCGGAACATCTGGTGTTCCAGGAAATGGGCCGCACCGGAACGGAAGCGCCGGCGCCCTTCGGCAGTGTTTCCCTGCAGGTACAGACCGCCGGTGCCGAATCCCGCCAGAAACAGGGACCGGGAAAACCCGGGTTTGCGGATCAGCACCACGCGGGTGCCGTTGGGCAGTGTTTTCTCAATCCTGTTCATCGGCTTCTCCTTCCTGCACGATGGATGTGACAGCCAGCTGCAGCTTCTGTGCGGTTTCCTGCACATCCCGTCGGGTCACGCGGCGCAGACGGGCGATCTGTTCCTGGTCTGTGCGGTGCAGATCCAGCAGGTCCTGCTGGAAGGCGGTCTCGATCAAAGCCCTCGGGAAATCGCGGCGGGCGCTGATGCCGTCCACGAGGTCCAGAATGGCGGCATCAAACAGGCTCTGGGGATAGTCATCATCCGCAATGCGCCGGATCTGCCGGGCGATTTTCGACTGCAGGTCCTCCAGGTATTCCGCCCTGGTCCCGGCCGTGACGAGCAGCAGGCCGTCAAAGCGGATCAGGGAACAGGAAATGGAATAGCACCAGCTGTGGCGTTCGCGGATCTCCTCGAAGAGCAGGCTTTTCTGTCCGCTGCCCAGGATCGAGCTCAGGACCATGAGAGCCGCGGACTCCGAATCGCTCAGCGTGATCTGTGTGGTGTATCCCTGCACCAGGGATGTCTGGGCAATGTCCCGGACCTCCCGGACCACTGCCGGCATTTCCCTGGGGGCGAGGGGAGAATGGGGTGTGCAGACCGGTGCAGTCTGCAGCAGTCCATCCAGAAACCGCTGCATTTCCGGCAGCAGATCGCCCACGGCATACAGGCTTTTGGGCATGTCCAGCCAGGTCTTCCACAGGTGCCGGACTTCGTCCAGCGTGACAGACTCCAGGCCCTCCAGTGTCCCGGAAATGGGGACGGCCAGCGAGGTGCCTTCCCCGGCTGCGGCCAGCGCGGCCAGAACGGCCGCTGTATCGGGATCTTCCTGCTGGCGCAGCAGGCGGGCACGGATCATGTACAGGGCTTCCTCCAGGCGTTCGGCCGTGAGGCAGGGATGAAAGAGCACCTGCTCCATCACCTCCTGCACGGCTGCAGGATAGGCAGGATCCCGGATCAGATCGGGGCGGATCCACTCGAACACCACTTCCAGTGCTACCTGTGCACCGTAGCCGGTGAGGCCACAGCGGACATGCATGGAGTAGGCCCGGCCCAGGGCCTCGGTGAACGTCTGCCGGTCCGGCCAGGTTTCTGTTGCGGAGCGGATCATCCACACCAGGACATTCCACCCGGAGATCGTCCGGCTGTCCAGAGGCACCAGGGCCCGCAGCGAGACCGTGTTGTTGGTAAAACGCGAAGTTTGTATCAGTTGCATCTAAGTTCCTTCCTGGATCACTGGTTCGTCAGCCGGCACACAGCCTGCCATTCCGGCATTCCGGCGCCTCAGGCTGGAAAAAGGAAGCGGTGACGCTTCCTTTTTCATGGGCAGACTGCCTGTCAGCACGGGCTGACGGCAGTGCAGCTGTATCATTCAACCGGCTATTTCTTCCGGTTCTTCAGGACGAGCAGCACAACCAGGATCACGGCTGCGGCGGCAGCCAGTCCGATATACAATGCGCTGTCTGTGTTCGTGGATGTATCTGTGCCGTTTGTGCCCGTGGTACCTTTCTTTGCCTTTGCATACCAGACGGTCATGGTCGCATCCTTGTCGGCTGTGCCCGTCAGGCTGCCATCGGTCTTCACATAGGTATAGCCCTTGATGTCCGGCTTGTCAAAGCGTGTCACATCATAGGCGCTGCCGGTGCGGACTTCCACCACGTTGGCGTAGTGCAGTTCTTTGTTTGTGCCTTCTTCCAGGTACTGGATGCGGATCTTCACATCCTGCACCGGCAGGGCCTTCCAGACTGCATTGTACTCTGCCCCGCCGGTGACGGTGGCCGCCACCTGCGGGTTCCAGCCCTCAAACTCATAGCCTTCCCGTACAGGAGCCTCCGGCTGAGGGGTTGCATCGCCGTATCCGGCTGTGAATTCCTTCACCACGGATCCTTCACTGCGGTAGACGATCTTGTACTCGTCTTTTGTGAAGGCGGCTGTGAGCGTCAGGTCTCTGTCGGCTGTAGCCGGGACATTGGTCCATCCCGTAAAGGTATACCCGGTTTTGACCGCCTTGGGCAGCGTGGATTCATCAATGGCCGATCCCTTCACCACGGTGATCGGTGCAATCTCCTGGTCGCCGCCCGCAAAGGAGATGGTGACCATGTCCACCGCCTGGGGTTCGTCAGGCAGAGCTTCCAGCTTCGCGGTGTAGACCGCGTTTTCTGTCACATTCGTCCGGATCTCCGGGTCCCAGCCCTTGAAGACGTATCCATCCGGAACGCTGACATCCGGTGCCTGGGGTGTGGGCTGTCCTTCCTGCACGGTATCTGTACGGATGACCTGTCCATCCATCTCCCAGCTGACGGTGTATTCCGGCAGCGGTTCCTTTTCGTAGACTGCGTGAAACTGCTGCGATGCATCGGCTGTGGCTGGAATTTCCGGGTCCCAGCCCTTGAAGACGAAGCCTTCTTTGGCCGGCTCTGCAATGGCAGATGCATCCACAGCCTCTTTGGCCTTCACGGTCAGCACCTGGGCAGGCTGTCCGTTTTCCGGGTCAAAGGTGAGTGTCACGTTTCGTACACCATCTCCCTGCGCCTGGGCCGTTTCCTGTGTCCACTTCGGATACAGGTACAGGTTCTGTTCGGCTTTGGTTCCCTCTTTCAGGTCCCAGCCGTCAAAAACGTATCCGTCCTTTCCGGGGTCCTTTTCCGGCAGCTGAATCTTGTCTCCTGCCTTGACTGTTTCCTGAGAGAACACCTTGCCGGGTGCCTGATAGAAGACAATGTCATAGTTACCATCGTCCTTGTCTGCATCCAGATACAGATTATCTGTATCCAGGGACACGTCCGTGTCCTCCAGCGTCAGCTTTGTTCCCTCTTTTTTGTCCTTTTCAAACCAGACTTCTCCCAGGTCTGCTTCAAAACCCTTGTCCGGCCGGTGTTTCATCACGAATGTCTGCAGATCCTCCATGGCCAGATAGGTCATGCCTTCTTTGGCATTCTCCTTTTCCATGGACTTGTACTTCAGTTCTCCCGCGGCTTTTGCAGTGCCGTCAGGATAGATGTATGTCACCTCAAGGGTATGTTCCTTTGTATCGCCAGCCGGTTTTTCTTCTGCGAATACAGCAGACGGGCCCATGACCGACAGCATGCAGGCTGCGGCTGTGGCAGCTTCCAGAATTCTGTTCATCAGTTCTGCCCCCTTTTTCTCTACCATAGCCGATAGTCTGTCCCGTTACAACCAATTGAATTCTGAAGGGTGAACCATTGTCTCGTATGTCACATGTTTGTAAGCGCATGCATCCAAAACAAAATCCGAATGCGGCAGTTTTGCCGCAAAACAAAATTCCAGCCTTTGTTTTTTCGCGAATTTTCCGTTTTCAGTGGTTCCGGGTTTTGAGGCACCGTATCATGCAGGTACAGACACACAAGGAGGAATGCATTATGAAGCTGCAGGCTGCACTGGATACCCTGACACTCGAGGAGTGCCTGGCGCTGCTGGATCACACAAAAGGAGCCGTGGATATCGCGGAAGTCGGCACACCGTTCATCATTGAATGCGGCATGGAACCCGTTCGTGCGATCAAGGCCGCTCATCCTGAGATCGAGGTGCTCGCAGATGCGAAGATCATGGACGCCGGAGAATTCGAGGCCGACAAGTGCTTTGAAGCCGGCGCGGATATCGTCACCGTCCTTGGGGTTTCCTATGATGAAACCATCGAAGGCGTGGTGCGGTCTGCGAAAACTCACGGCGGTCAGGTCATGGTGGACATGATCGGCGTGATGGACCTGGCTGCAAGAGCCCGGGAACTGGACAAAATGGGTGTGGACTACATCTGTGTCCACACGGCATTCGACATTCAGGGCACGGGGCAGAAAGATCCGCTGGAGGACCTGAAGGTGGTCAATGCGGTGATTGAAAACGCCAGAGCGGCGGTGGCCGGCGGTGTGAAGCTGGCCACAGTGGATGCGATCGCCGCAGAAAAGCCCGGTGTGATCGTGGTGGGCGGTGCCATCTGCAACGCCGATGATCCCGCAGTCATGGCCACGGCAATGAAAGAGAGAATGAAATAATGAACTACAGGACAATTGCGGAAACCATTGTCAGCGAACTGAACCACACCCTGCTGTCGGTTTCCGACCAGAAGGCCAGGGAGTTCGTGGATCTCGTGGATGCAGCAGATGAAATCTTCTGTGCAGGAGCGGGCCGTTCCGGATTCCAGATCCGAGGCTTTGCGATGCGGCTCATGCACATGGGCAAAAAGAGCTATGTGGTGGGTGAAACCTGCACCCCGAACATCACGGAAAACGGCGTGCTGGTGATCTGTTCCGGATCGGGCAGCACGAAGTCGCTGGTCAACCACGCCGGGAAGGCAAAGAGCGTGGGCGCGAAAATCGCCCTGATCACCATCGATCCGGATTCTCCCATTGCGCAGATGGCGGATGTGGTCGTGGAAATCAGCGCCCCGAGCCCCAAGTCCGCGAAGGAAGGCGACATCCAGTCCATCCAGCCCATGGGCAGTCTCTTTGAGCAGAGCGAAGGGCTGTTCATGGATGCCTCGATCCTGATGCTGATGGAGAAAAATCACATGGACAGCGACACGATGTTCGGCCGCCACGCCAACATGGAATAAGAAAGGATGCAATCTCATGAAGCAGGAAGTCATTGAATACATCGAAAAGCCCTGGGGATACGAAAAGCTGTATGCGGTGAACGACAGCTACGCCGTGAAGGAAATCGGTTTCAACAAAGGCGCCCGGTGCTCGCTGCAGAAGCACGAACAGAAACTGGAACATGCCTATGTGCTCTACGGAAAACTCCAGGTGGAGGAAGACGACGAAAACGGCAATCTCCAGACAAACATCTACACACCGGGGATGGTCTATGAGCAGAAGCCCGGATTCCGCCACCGCGTGACGGGTCTGGAAGACAGTGCCATCATCGAGGTCTCCACGCCGCAGCTGGACGATGTGATCCGGCTGCAGGATGATTATGGCCGGCAGTCCTGACGGGCTGAAGGCGTCTGATCAGGAAAGGAACACCGCTTGTAGTGAAGAATGCGGTGTTCTTTTTATGCTGTCACGGGACAGGATGCCGATGGTGGAAGGGCGAGATGGGGTGGTTATGCGTTGATTAGGCAGATAAATTTTGATTTGTCTATTTCCTTCTTCTCTATAGAAAATAGTTTTTGCTTCTCTAGTGGAGGAATAAATATAGTTAGATTTTTATATTTCTCAACATTAAAGTGCTTTTGTGCTGCACCCCCACTTCCCTTACTGATCTGTTTTAACCCATGCGGAAAATTCGTATATGCACATAAATAAGTAGGGTCTATCTGGGTCAAATCAGGTTCAACTATGAGCACATCAATTGCATTGCTACCAGCATACTCTTTGGTTACAACAGCAGCCGTTCCTGGTGCTCCTGATCTTACTACGACGACATCATTTTCTTTAACCTCTGTCTTTTTATTGGACTTAGCACCATCTTCTGTGAAGTACACCCAATTCGTATCATTGATGCAAAAAGGTGAAATGTTTAAACCACGAATCGCTTTATATCGTGTTGGGGAAGAAGAATAGAAACGTGTAGGCTTGATTACAAGGCCTACTTTTACTTTTGCAATACTTTCAACATTTGCGATTGGCCACTCCATTGAATTGTTAGTATCGCCGAACATCTCAATAAATCGGGACTGGACTAATTGCTGTAAAGATTGTAATTGTATATTTTTAGCTTCTAAGAGATTGGCTAATAAGTCTAAGCGCTTTACAATTCTCTTTTGCAATTCATATGGTGGCAACTCAATCGAAAGTGAAGTGAGAGTTTTTTTGTTAAGTGTCACCCCCATAACTGCCTTATTTCCGTATTTCTCCCAATTTTGGGATAAACACCAATAGTATAAGTAAGAAGGATCAACTTTCTCACTTTTCTTATCTACAAATGCGATAATCGCTTCATTTGTGTACATATTATGTGTTGTGATAGATACTTTACCTAATGATAGCTTAAAACTCATTACTACAGTATCCTTAGGAATCATCTGTATCTTGGACTTGTCTATAGCCTGTTCGGTAATTCTTTCCTTACTACAACTAATATATTTTCCTGAACTACTCAAATCTGATACAGAAAGCCACACGTTAGTCCCATTCCAGTAGTTAGGATTGCTACGAGAGGGTGTTTTTCCCATCTTCAACTCAAAAAGATCTGTAATCTTATACTTCATTAACAAACCTCTCTTCTTATCGGGACTGGACAAGTTCATCCAATAGAACGAGCAATTGTTTTTCGTTCTCTAGTAATAGTTGCATCAAACTTAGTCTATTAAGTCGTTTAGATTGATCACCTAAACTAGGTATATCGAGTGTAAAAGTACCCAATTGATCCTTGGGAACGACTCTGCGACGAGCGGTTGTCCCCCGCAGTTTCTCTTTTATAAAAGTTAAAGCACGAGGGCCATGTAGATATGCTTCTAAATAGTTTGGATCAATAATGCTCTTTTTAACATCGCACACATCATAAGCAGGGCTCAAGATACCCTCATCCACAATCTTTTGGGAGTACATAACTCCTTCATCCATAGGAAATCCAAAGACAAATTGCCCTCTCCGCACAACTTTATAATTTGATCGATCTTTGGATGCAATATCCTTTTTAAACCTGTTATTCTGGAGCATGATTCCATTTTTGGAAGTCATTGATAGAACGGGTAAGTCTAAATCTCTAGCCCGCTTTACTTTTGCATAGCTGATTAAATCACCCAATTCATGCCACATAGCTATACCTCTGTATAAACATGAGAACTATTTCTTCTATCCACTGCTTAAAACACTTCCAAACACCATATCGGGATTTGAATCTATCAGAGTTTCTATGAAATATATTTCTGGTGGCTGATCTTCACATTGTTCTGGTTCACCATTGCGTACTGCATGGTGGTATCTATTTTGGTATGACCTAATAATTGCTGAACCTGTTCAACAGGCATCCCTTTATCAATGGCTCTGGTTGCCAGTGTTCTCCTGAATTTGTGCGGATGTACTTTCTTGATTCCCAGCTTTCTTCCCAGTTCCCGCAGCCGTATTTCCACTCCACTGATGGCCAATCGGTTGTGGGGATTGAGAAGAGACACAAAAAGTGCTGGATTCGCATCATTTCTTGAATCTAGATAGTTTTTCAAATGGATCTTGGTTCTTGCATCAAAATAAACCGGTCGTTCTTTGCTTCCTTTGCCAAAAACAATACATTCCCGATTATCGAAATCAATATCCTCAATATTCAGCTTGACCAGCTCTCCCACCCGCATACCTGTGGATGCCAGAAGATCTATCATTGCCAGATCCCGAATATTTGATGCGTTGTCCCTTAGTATTTCCAGGTTTTCATCTGAATACGTTTCTTTTACTGTCTTTGGGGTTTTGATTTTATGAATTCTTCGAACTGGACTCTTTAAAATGTAGCTCTCGTCTTCAAGCCAGGAAAAGAAGGTGGACATAATTCGCCGAATGTTATCGATGTTGGACTTGCTGCAATTATTGATAGTCTGATAATCGGATAAATACTGTCTTAAGTCTTCCGTTGTAATGTGAGTAACGGAGATATCAAGAACAGAAAGCATTTTTCGAATGGTGGCCTTGTAGTATTTCAAGGTTTTGGCGCTGCATCCTTCTATACTCTTGGCGGTGATAAATAGATCTAAGTAATCTTCATTTGACTTCTTGTCAGCATCACTTATTTGCGATTCTGATTCTTTTACATCCACACGGTAAAAACAATGATTCAAAACCTTCTGCAATTGCTGGAGCTGGTAATTATTCAAAACAGGAAGCATTTCACGGGTGATATCTGCAATCAGTTGCTGTTTCATGGGATCTCCTTCAGAACAATCTGGTTCCTTCTAAATATCCCCAATCGTAAAACAGCATTGTCTCAACCAACAATGCTGTTCTTGTATACCTGCATTCAGGACATTTCTTTAAAGCGCTCTACAGCCATTTCCGGATCCAGTGCATGGAAACCGATCCAGCTGGTATTCATGGTTTCAGCATCTGCCTGATGGTAAATGTTTCTGCTGGATTCTCCTGTCAGATAATGCCAGTAACGATACAAATATCCAGTCCAGTACATCATTTCCTGGTCATATAGAGGCCCATTTCTCTTGAAACCACCAGCTTCATCACCCAGCTCATCCAGCAGATATTCCTCTCCCATCCATTGCAGCCGG includes the following:
- a CDS encoding M16 family metallopeptidase, coding for MNRIEKTLPNGTRVVLIRKPGFSRSLFLAGFGTGGLYLQGNTAEGRRRFRSGAAHFLEHQMFRLNGRDVTDDMAAMQAGTNAYTAFEETAYYFSTTADPLPPLGLLLDFVQTLDITEASVEKEKGIILSEYDMYDQNPESRLLQETMNSLYHVYPLNTDILGTPQDIRDMSTEDLAVFYHTWYDPARMVVIGITPHPLDKVLAFIEDREAGYPGSKETAPVPVFDPEPESVHRSSFTLPMDVAAPYVCIGFKFKPAGDVRENMKRDLAVNFWIDGMFSPLNPAFQDWIDQRILTQVYSGEGEFSDKDAYMLFYAQTEKTDEFRDLVMDLVKRRPMLSEKTFEILRRQNLARSLRLQDSFQGLAQKELEAVLDDVPLAEQTEMARNITLTDVEQAVRELNFENCTVTLITPRNEALQG
- a CDS encoding M16 family metallopeptidase, whose protein sequence is MQLIQTSRFTNNTVSLRALVPLDSRTISGWNVLVWMIRSATETWPDRQTFTEALGRAYSMHVRCGLTGYGAQVALEVVFEWIRPDLIRDPAYPAAVQEVMEQVLFHPCLTAERLEEALYMIRARLLRQQEDPDTAAVLAALAAAGEGTSLAVPISGTLEGLESVTLDEVRHLWKTWLDMPKSLYAVGDLLPEMQRFLDGLLQTAPVCTPHSPLAPREMPAVVREVRDIAQTSLVQGYTTQITLSDSESAALMVLSSILGSGQKSLLFEEIRERHSWCYSISCSLIRFDGLLLVTAGTRAEYLEDLQSKIARQIRRIADDDYPQSLFDAAILDLVDGISARRDFPRALIETAFQQDLLDLHRTDQEQIARLRRVTRRDVQETAQKLQLAVTSIVQEGEADEQD
- a CDS encoding InlB B-repeat-containing protein, producing the protein MNRILEAATAAACMLSVMGPSAVFAEEKPAGDTKEHTLEVTYIYPDGTAKAAGELKYKSMEKENAKEGMTYLAMEDLQTFVMKHRPDKGFEADLGEVWFEKDKKEGTKLTLEDTDVSLDTDNLYLDADKDDGNYDIVFYQAPGKVFSQETVKAGDKIQLPEKDPGKDGYVFDGWDLKEGTKAEQNLYLYPKWTQETAQAQGDGVRNVTLTFDPENGQPAQVLTVKAKEAVDASAIAEPAKEGFVFKGWDPEIPATADASQQFHAVYEKEPLPEYTVSWEMDGQVIRTDTVQEGQPTPQAPDVSVPDGYVFKGWDPEIRTNVTENAVYTAKLEALPDEPQAVDMVTISFAGGDQEIAPITVVKGSAIDESTLPKAVKTGYTFTGWTNVPATADRDLTLTAAFTKDEYKIVYRSEGSVVKEFTAGYGDATPQPEAPVREGYEFEGWNPQVAATVTGGAEYNAVWKALPVQDVKIRIQYLEEGTNKELHYANVVEVRTGSAYDVTRFDKPDIKGYTYVKTDGSLTGTADKDATMTVWYAKAKKGTTGTNGTDTSTNTDSALYIGLAAAAAVILVVLLVLKNRKK
- the hxlA gene encoding 3-hexulose-6-phosphate synthase codes for the protein MKLQAALDTLTLEECLALLDHTKGAVDIAEVGTPFIIECGMEPVRAIKAAHPEIEVLADAKIMDAGEFEADKCFEAGADIVTVLGVSYDETIEGVVRSAKTHGGQVMVDMIGVMDLAARARELDKMGVDYICVHTAFDIQGTGQKDPLEDLKVVNAVIENARAAVAGGVKLATVDAIAAEKPGVIVVGGAICNADDPAVMATAMKERMK
- the hxlB gene encoding 6-phospho-3-hexuloisomerase gives rise to the protein MNYRTIAETIVSELNHTLLSVSDQKAREFVDLVDAADEIFCAGAGRSGFQIRGFAMRLMHMGKKSYVVGETCTPNITENGVLVICSGSGSTKSLVNHAGKAKSVGAKIALITIDPDSPIAQMADVVVEISAPSPKSAKEGDIQSIQPMGSLFEQSEGLFMDASILMLMEKNHMDSDTMFGRHANME
- a CDS encoding restriction endonuclease subunit S, which produces MKYKITDLFELKMGKTPSRSNPNYWNGTNVWLSVSDLSSSGKYISCSKERITEQAIDKSKIQMIPKDTVVMSFKLSLGKVSITTHNMYTNEAIIAFVDKKSEKVDPSYLYYWCLSQNWEKYGNKAVMGVTLNKKTLTSLSIELPPYELQKRIVKRLDLLANLLEAKNIQLQSLQQLVQSRFIEMFGDTNNSMEWPIANVESIAKVKVGLVIKPTRFYSSSPTRYKAIRGLNISPFCINDTNWVYFTEDGAKSNKKTEVKENDVVVVRSGAPGTAAVVTKEYAGSNAIDVLIVEPDLTQIDPTYLCAYTNFPHGLKQISKGSGGAAQKHFNVEKYKNLTIFIPPLEKQKLFSIEKKEIDKSKFICLINA
- the xerA gene encoding site-specific tyrosine recombinase/integron integrase, whose product is MKQQLIADITREMLPVLNNYQLQQLQKVLNHCFYRVDVKESESQISDADKKSNEDYLDLFITAKSIEGCSAKTLKYYKATIRKMLSVLDISVTHITTEDLRQYLSDYQTINNCSKSNIDNIRRIMSTFFSWLEDESYILKSPVRRIHKIKTPKTVKETYSDENLEILRDNASNIRDLAMIDLLASTGMRVGELVKLNIEDIDFDNRECIVFGKGSKERPVYFDARTKIHLKNYLDSRNDANPALFVSLLNPHNRLAISGVEIRLRELGRKLGIKKVHPHKFRRTLATRAIDKGMPVEQVQQLLGHTKIDTTMQYAMVNQNNVKISHQKYIS